The window TTTTGCCTTGAAGTAGTTGCGATAAATCAAGGTAAGGGTGACCGGCTTCCGCATCATATATAAATTTGATTTCAGTTGCAAGATAAGCCCACCGTTCTTCTCTTGTAGAAAAACGGTAATAAAAGCCCTCAAAAAGGTTTTTAATACCATATTTATCTGCAAATTTTCCAAAATGCTTCAGAAAATTTTCATCAGTATGATAAAAACTGTGTCCGATAGCCTCAGACATCCCAGCAGCGCCACCAACCACAATCGCGTCAGCTGATTCGATTTTTTCAAGTAATGTGTCTATGTTGTCTTGATATTGTTGTGTTAACATACGTTATTTGTCCTCCTAACGATTCTTCTATATAGTTGAAAATCCAAACCATACTTCCCTGAAAATCAAAGATATGAATCCGGTTGTGGATCGTTTTTCTTCACGTTTAAATCCTTCTTTACTTGGATTTTAATGTATTATATAGTGGGTATAGACTAGTAAACAAGTATGCACTTTTATGACATATACTATCTAGGAGGATAGTGTAAAATGAAAAGATCCCAAGTTGATGGTTCTGATAACAAAGAAAACATTTCTGATAGCCAAGAACCTTATTTTGGCTACACACTCTCTATTATCAGTGGTAAATGGAAACTGTTAATTATTTACTATTTAATAAAATACGGTACAGTCCGCTATAATGAGCTTCAGCGCTTGCTGGGAAAAATCACCTATAAAACGTTAAGTTCTACATTAAAGGAGATGCAAAATGACGGCTTAGTTCATCGTGAGGAATATCCACAAATTCCCCCTAAGGTCGAATATAGCCTTACCGAAAAAGG is drawn from Bacillus sp. FJAT-18017 and contains these coding sequences:
- a CDS encoding winged helix-turn-helix transcriptional regulator, with product MKRSQVDGSDNKENISDSQEPYFGYTLSIISGKWKLLIIYYLIKYGTVRYNELQRLLGKITYKTLSSTLKEMQNDGLVHREEYPQIPPKVEYSLTEKGQSLWPIIQEMCQWGENNKEK